One segment of Synechococcus sp. MU1617 DNA contains the following:
- a CDS encoding glycosyltransferase family 2 protein: MLVLTLLCRDEADILESMLRFHLAQGVDRIIATDNGSVDGSLEILQRFERRGQLTLLQEAEHTHDQAVWVTRMARMAAAMGADWVINSDADEFWWTQHGNLNSTLTQLPESVEGLLVERTNFLPPPQDGQDQRPFYQRQTLRERVSRNSLGRPLPPKLIHRAHPGVEITDGNHGARVDGKPIAAIKDASIEILHVPIRSYSQLEKKIRQGAEALERNKRVSPGIGDSWRKIYANHLQQGTLPAYYDGLRPNPATIAAQLVRGELIDDRRLQKALGNPLPRVAVITPYYKEPLAQLRQCHDSVQAQSEPCLHVLVADGHPRRRINHWRAEHVRLPRSHGDIGSTPRLIGCYHAIGLGVDAVAFLDADNWYGSDHIANLLAEMDHHHADFVSSSRTLCRLDGTVMGPCPLTNPDRFIDTNAMLLGRGAFHLLHQWVLMPPYGHLIGDRIMLHHLKKSGVKRQHLDQHSVFYRCSKAGLYKQMNETIPRGVQKRPDYETSFLAWAADGHSPLK; encoded by the coding sequence ATGCTGGTGCTCACACTGCTCTGCCGGGATGAAGCCGACATCCTCGAGAGCATGTTGCGCTTCCATCTGGCCCAAGGGGTGGATCGGATCATCGCCACCGACAACGGCTCGGTAGACGGCAGTCTGGAGATCCTTCAGCGCTTCGAGCGGCGCGGCCAGCTGACGCTGCTGCAGGAAGCGGAACACACCCACGATCAGGCCGTGTGGGTGACCCGAATGGCACGCATGGCAGCGGCCATGGGGGCGGACTGGGTGATCAACAGCGATGCTGATGAGTTCTGGTGGACGCAACACGGCAACCTCAACTCCACCTTGACCCAGCTCCCCGAAAGCGTTGAAGGCCTGCTGGTGGAACGCACCAACTTTCTGCCACCACCGCAAGATGGCCAGGATCAGCGGCCCTTCTATCAGCGCCAGACCCTGCGCGAACGGGTCTCCCGCAACAGTCTTGGCCGACCTCTGCCCCCCAAACTGATTCATCGCGCCCATCCCGGCGTGGAGATCACGGACGGGAACCATGGGGCTCGCGTGGATGGGAAGCCCATCGCAGCGATCAAAGACGCCTCAATCGAGATCCTTCACGTCCCCATTCGCAGCTACAGCCAGCTGGAAAAGAAGATCCGTCAGGGAGCGGAAGCCCTCGAACGCAACAAACGCGTTAGCCCAGGCATCGGCGACAGCTGGCGCAAGATCTACGCCAATCACCTCCAACAGGGCACCCTGCCGGCCTACTACGACGGCCTCCGTCCCAACCCTGCCACGATCGCAGCCCAACTGGTTCGCGGTGAGCTGATCGACGACCGGCGGCTGCAGAAAGCCCTCGGCAATCCCCTGCCCCGGGTGGCCGTAATCACTCCCTATTACAAGGAACCTCTGGCCCAGCTGCGACAGTGCCACGACAGCGTGCAGGCACAGAGCGAGCCCTGCCTGCACGTACTGGTGGCCGATGGACACCCTCGCCGACGGATCAACCATTGGCGTGCCGAACACGTACGCCTACCGCGCAGCCATGGGGACATCGGCTCAACACCCCGCTTGATCGGGTGTTATCACGCCATCGGCCTGGGAGTGGATGCCGTGGCCTTCCTCGATGCCGACAACTGGTACGGGTCCGACCACATCGCCAATCTTCTAGCGGAGATGGACCACCATCACGCGGACTTTGTCTCCTCAAGCCGCACCCTCTGCCGCCTGGACGGCACAGTGATGGGCCCATGCCCGCTTACCAATCCGGACCGCTTCATCGACACCAACGCCATGCTGTTGGGCCGTGGCGCCTTTCACCTGTTGCACCAATGGGTGCTGATGCCGCCCTATGGCCACCTGATCGGCGATCGGATCATGCTGCATCACCTGAAAAAGTCAGGAGTAAAAAGACAGCATCTCGACCAACATTCTGTGTTTTATAGATGTTCAAAAGCCGGCTTATACAAACAAATGAACGAAACAATCCCTCGGGGCGTCCAGAAACGTCCTGACTACGAAACCTCGTTCTTAGCGTGGGCAGCCGATGGTCACTCACCGCTGAAGTAA
- a CDS encoding sulfotransferase family 2 domain-containing protein yields the protein MIVDHDLELVVLHIPKCAGTALRRAFLEDGAERRMESWFDFGYDPVLKRQVDLAHRPLMDLRHTRLWRWLRRYQVIACIRHPYDRLASACREHLRQKSRATEVQVRSQPPSEEQLLRYLRRLPAAMDAHDLRWVHGFPIHWFTHFGKRPMVDQLVRCEQFSSDLEQLGETLSLPKSLRKRLRAVGEGEGRREAADLTAIRNHPDLMALANQLHHEDFPCFQYKQQKAEFSDLELKQLIDACLAIGPSHDLPLTNLTPEMRWYYGRVSPRPELQLKPKRTKRATK from the coding sequence GTGATCGTTGATCACGATCTGGAGCTGGTGGTTCTGCACATTCCCAAGTGTGCGGGCACCGCATTACGGAGGGCTTTTCTCGAGGACGGCGCAGAGCGACGCATGGAGAGCTGGTTCGACTTCGGCTACGACCCGGTGCTGAAACGGCAGGTGGACCTGGCCCATCGCCCTTTGATGGATCTGCGCCACACCCGACTGTGGCGGTGGCTGCGCCGCTACCAGGTGATTGCCTGCATCCGTCATCCCTACGACCGCCTGGCCTCCGCCTGTCGGGAACACCTGCGCCAGAAAAGCCGCGCAACTGAGGTGCAGGTCCGCAGCCAGCCACCCTCCGAAGAACAGCTTCTGCGTTATCTCAGGAGACTGCCGGCTGCGATGGATGCCCATGACCTGCGCTGGGTGCATGGGTTTCCGATCCACTGGTTCACCCACTTCGGCAAACGCCCGATGGTGGATCAACTGGTCCGCTGCGAACAGTTCAGCAGCGATCTCGAACAGCTGGGGGAGACACTCTCTCTGCCCAAGAGCCTGCGGAAGCGACTCCGCGCCGTGGGAGAGGGTGAAGGTCGACGGGAGGCAGCGGACCTGACTGCAATCCGCAACCATCCCGATTTAATGGCCCTCGCCAATCAGCTGCACCACGAAGACTTCCCTTGTTTCCAGTACAAACAACAGAAGGCGGAGTTCAGCGACCTAGAGCTCAAGCAACTGATCGACGCCTGCCTCGCTATCGGCCCCTCCCATGACCTGCCGCTGACCAACCTCACGCCGGAGATGCGTTGGTACTACGGACGCGTCAGCCCAAGGCCGGAGCTTCAGCTCAAACCCAAACGAACCAAGAGGGCAACCAAATGA
- the cysE gene encoding serine O-acetyltransferase, whose amino-acid sequence MFDHIRADLAIIRERDPAARGWLEIVCCYPGFQAISLHRISHRLWTCRLPLKLAARFLSQIGRALTGIEIHPGARIGHSVFIDHGMGVVIGETAEIGPRCLLYQGVTLGGTGKEHGKRHPTLAENVVIGAGAKVLGAITIGTNTRIGAGSVVVKDVDQNCTVVGIPGRVIHQSGVRINPLAHSALPDAEANVIRNLMERIDELESTVGNLQRCLREVAEGRALRETCRGESQNLKDREILEFLGDTTSDR is encoded by the coding sequence ATGTTTGATCACATCCGTGCCGACCTCGCGATCATTCGCGAGCGCGATCCGGCTGCCCGCGGCTGGCTGGAAATTGTTTGCTGCTACCCCGGATTCCAGGCGATCAGCCTGCACCGCATCAGCCATCGCCTCTGGACCTGCCGCCTGCCCCTGAAATTGGCAGCCCGCTTCCTCAGCCAGATCGGCCGTGCCCTCACCGGCATTGAGATCCACCCCGGCGCCCGCATCGGCCACAGCGTGTTCATCGACCACGGCATGGGGGTGGTGATCGGCGAAACCGCCGAAATTGGTCCCCGCTGCCTGCTGTACCAGGGAGTGACCCTGGGAGGAACCGGCAAAGAGCACGGCAAACGCCACCCCACGCTTGCCGAAAACGTTGTGATCGGGGCAGGAGCCAAGGTGTTGGGAGCGATCACGATTGGCACCAACACCCGCATCGGCGCCGGGTCGGTTGTGGTGAAAGACGTGGATCAAAACTGCACGGTGGTGGGCATCCCAGGACGGGTAATCCACCAAAGCGGCGTGCGGATCAATCCCCTGGCCCACTCTGCGCTACCAGACGCGGAGGCCAACGTGATCCGCAACCTGATGGAGCGGATCGATGAACTGGAAAGCACCGTGGGCAACCTGCAGCGATGCCTGAGGGAAGTAGCGGAAGGCCGCGCATTGCGGGAAACCTGTCGAGGTGAATCGCAAAACCTCAAAGACCGGGAGATCCTGGAGTTCCTCGGAGACACCACCAGTGATCGTTGA
- a CDS encoding GntR family transcriptional regulator encodes MRFHIQQESDIPASTQLYNQICFAIAARHYPPGHRLPSTRQLAMQTGLHRNTISKVYRQLETDGVVEAMAGSGIYVRDQQKPREIKTPPHIRNRGVTDLDREVRKCVDGLLNAGCTLQQTRELLTREIDWRLRCGARVLVSTPREDIGASMLIAEELEPCLDVPVEVVPLEELESVLENSSNGTVVTSRYFLQPVEELAKKHSVRAVAVDLNDFRQELAMLKELRPGSCVGLVSISPGILRAAEVILHSMRGNELLLMTATPDVGSRLLALLRASSHVLCDRPSLPLVEQSLRQNRSQLMRMPQVHCAESYLSTDTIDLLRKEIGLQTPAAAS; translated from the coding sequence GTGCGATTCCATATCCAGCAGGAAAGCGACATTCCGGCGTCGACACAGCTCTACAACCAAATCTGTTTTGCGATCGCAGCACGGCATTACCCACCGGGGCATCGCCTTCCCAGCACCCGGCAGCTGGCCATGCAGACCGGACTGCACCGCAACACGATCAGCAAGGTCTACCGCCAGCTGGAAACCGATGGCGTCGTGGAAGCCATGGCCGGTTCCGGCATCTACGTGCGCGACCAGCAGAAACCACGGGAGATCAAAACACCGCCACACATCCGCAATCGCGGCGTCACCGACCTCGACCGGGAAGTGCGCAAGTGTGTGGATGGCCTGCTGAACGCAGGCTGCACGCTGCAGCAAACCCGGGAACTGCTGACCCGCGAAATTGACTGGCGCCTGCGTTGCGGCGCTCGCGTGCTGGTCAGCACGCCACGGGAAGACATCGGCGCCTCAATGCTGATTGCCGAGGAACTGGAACCCTGCCTTGATGTGCCGGTGGAAGTGGTGCCGTTGGAGGAGCTGGAAAGCGTTCTGGAGAACTCCAGCAACGGCACGGTGGTGACCAGCCGTTATTTTCTCCAACCGGTGGAAGAGCTGGCCAAGAAACACAGCGTTCGTGCGGTGGCCGTTGACCTCAACGACTTCCGACAGGAACTGGCCATGCTCAAGGAACTGCGCCCCGGCAGCTGCGTGGGTCTGGTGAGCATCAGCCCCGGCATTCTGAGGGCCGCAGAGGTAATTCTCCACTCCATGCGTGGCAACGAATTGCTGCTAATGACCGCCACCCCTGATGTGGGCAGCCGCCTGCTCGCCCTGCTGCGGGCCTCCAGCCACGTGCTCTGTGATCGACCGAGCCTGCCCTTGGTGGAGCAGAGCCTGCGCCAAAACCGCTCCCAGCTGATGCGGATGCCCCAGGTGCATTGCGCCGAGAGCTACCTCAGCACAGATACGATCGATTTACTCCGCAAGGAGATTGGGCTGCAGACCCCAGCGGCCGCCAGCTGA
- a CDS encoding dienelactone hydrolase family protein yields the protein MLPEVFGVNAWVRSVADRLAAHGHPALAVPLFARTAPDLELAYETSDLAQGRRHKDATTTEQILADVAAAVSWIGGRCPQAAIHVVGFCFGGHAAFLAATLPGVEHAFDFYGAGVSRMRPGGGDPSLALLPEVMARLTCVFGTADPLIPAEDRGAIRAALRKADPAGERLRSVECVGADHGFMCEARSSFDPQASAQGWRLLLGDVPAV from the coding sequence GTGCTGCCCGAGGTGTTCGGCGTGAATGCTTGGGTGCGCAGCGTGGCGGATCGCCTGGCCGCCCATGGCCATCCGGCCCTTGCGGTCCCTTTGTTTGCCCGCACAGCACCCGATTTGGAGTTGGCCTACGAAACGTCCGATCTGGCTCAAGGTCGACGCCACAAGGACGCCACCACCACCGAGCAGATCCTTGCTGATGTCGCCGCAGCGGTCAGCTGGATAGGGGGGCGTTGCCCTCAGGCTGCCATCCATGTGGTGGGCTTTTGCTTCGGGGGGCACGCCGCCTTTCTGGCGGCCACCTTGCCCGGGGTTGAACATGCCTTTGATTTCTACGGAGCGGGCGTGAGCCGGATGCGGCCCGGTGGTGGCGACCCCTCCTTAGCACTGTTGCCCGAGGTTATGGCACGGCTCACCTGTGTGTTCGGCACGGCCGATCCCCTGATCCCCGCTGAAGATCGGGGGGCTATTCGAGCGGCTTTGCGCAAGGCCGATCCCGCCGGCGAGCGCTTGCGCTCTGTGGAGTGTGTCGGTGCTGACCACGGCTTCATGTGCGAAGCCCGCAGCAGTTTTGATCCTCAGGCCTCAGCCCAGGGATGGCGCCTGCTGCTTGGTGATGTCCCTGCGGTTTAG
- the infC gene encoding translation initiation factor IF-3 yields MPPRPRFDRRAPVRELPNINDRINYPQLRVVDSDGAQLGVISREEALEVARDRELDLVLVSEKADPPVCRIMDYGKFKFEQEKKAKEAKKKSHQTEVKEVKMRYKIDQHDYDVRIGQAQRFLKAGDKVKCTVIFRGREIQHTALAETLLRRMAKDLEEKAEIQQAPKREGRNMIMFLTPRKTPLVKKEEKEQAANKAVRTIPAPPRPTAAKVASPQG; encoded by the coding sequence ATGCCACCACGTCCCCGTTTTGACCGTCGTGCCCCGGTTCGGGAGCTGCCCAACATCAACGACCGGATCAACTACCCCCAATTGCGGGTGGTCGACTCAGACGGCGCTCAGCTGGGCGTGATCAGCCGGGAAGAAGCTCTCGAAGTGGCCCGTGACCGGGAACTGGATCTGGTGCTGGTGAGCGAAAAAGCCGACCCACCGGTGTGCCGGATCATGGACTATGGCAAGTTCAAGTTCGAGCAGGAAAAGAAAGCCAAAGAGGCCAAGAAGAAGTCGCACCAGACCGAAGTTAAAGAGGTCAAGATGCGCTACAAGATCGACCAGCACGACTACGACGTGCGGATCGGTCAGGCCCAGCGCTTCCTCAAGGCCGGCGACAAGGTGAAGTGCACCGTGATCTTCCGCGGCCGCGAGATTCAGCACACGGCGCTGGCGGAAACCCTGCTGCGGCGGATGGCCAAAGACCTCGAGGAAAAAGCCGAAATCCAGCAGGCGCCCAAGCGGGAGGGCCGCAACATGATCATGTTCCTCACCCCACGCAAAACGCCGCTGGTGAAAAAGGAGGAAAAAGAGCAAGCTGCCAACAAGGCCGTGCGCACCATCCCAGCGCCGCCAAGGCCCACCGCCGCAAAGGTGGCCAGCCCCCAGGGCTAA
- the miaA gene encoding tRNA (adenosine(37)-N6)-dimethylallyltransferase MiaA, with the protein MNSSNPLVITLLGPTASGKTALALEIAEQLDLPVINVDSRQLYREMDLGTAKPTSEQQARVPHHLLDLRTPDQPITLQEFQAEANPCINAELDQRGIALLVGGSGLYLKALTSGLQPPAVPPQPQLRQQLTDLGQGICHPLLQAADPEAAAKIAPADAVRTQRALEVLYASGQPMSRQVTATPPPWRVLELGLNPANLRQRIQQRTEQLYRDGLVEETRHLSGRYGADLPLLQTIGYGEALQVIAGSLSTADALRITCQRTRQFAKRQRTWFRRQHNPHWLPDQATVTDAMTLIEQHLM; encoded by the coding sequence TTGAATAGCTCCAATCCCCTGGTGATCACCCTGCTCGGGCCCACCGCCAGCGGCAAGACCGCCCTGGCTTTGGAGATCGCCGAACAACTGGATCTGCCGGTGATCAACGTGGATTCCCGCCAGCTCTACAGAGAGATGGATCTGGGGACGGCCAAGCCGACATCGGAGCAACAGGCGCGGGTGCCGCACCATCTCCTTGACCTGCGCACGCCAGATCAGCCGATCACGCTGCAGGAGTTTCAGGCGGAAGCCAATCCCTGCATCAATGCTGAGCTGGACCAACGGGGTATTGCGTTGCTGGTGGGCGGCAGTGGGCTTTATCTCAAAGCCCTCACCAGTGGCCTGCAACCTCCGGCGGTGCCCCCCCAACCGCAGCTGCGCCAGCAGCTGACGGACCTGGGCCAGGGCATCTGCCACCCCCTGCTGCAGGCCGCCGACCCCGAAGCAGCCGCCAAAATCGCTCCAGCCGATGCCGTGCGCACCCAGCGCGCCCTGGAGGTGCTCTACGCCTCCGGGCAACCGATGAGCCGCCAGGTGACCGCCACACCTCCGCCCTGGCGGGTGCTGGAACTGGGCCTTAACCCCGCCAATCTTCGCCAGCGGATCCAACAACGCACCGAACAGCTCTACCGCGATGGGCTGGTGGAGGAGACTCGGCACCTGAGCGGGCGCTACGGCGCTGATCTGCCGCTGCTGCAAACCATCGGCTACGGCGAAGCGTTGCAGGTAATTGCTGGCAGCCTGAGCACTGCAGATGCGTTGCGAATCACATGCCAACGCACCCGCCAGTTCGCCAAACGCCAACGCACCTGGTTCAGGCGCCAACACAACCCCCACTGGCTGCCCGACCAGGCAACGGTGACGGATGCGATGACGTTGATCGAGCAACATCTAATGTGA
- the gyrB gene encoding DNA topoisomerase (ATP-hydrolyzing) subunit B has translation MSDASKVQNAYGAEQIQVLEGLEPVRKRPGMYIGTTGPRGLHHLVYEVVDNSVDEALAGHCDRIVVVLGEDGSASVSDNGRGIPTDVHPRTGKSALETVLTVLHAGGKFGAGGYKVSGGLHGVGISVVNALSEWVQVTVRRQGQIHRQRFERGLAIGALASESQPSEESGETGTTVSFKPDLEIFTGGIVFDYATLSARLRELAYLNGGVRIVFRDERESARDDEGNPHEETYFYEGGIKEYVAYMNKEKDALHPDIIYVNSEKDGVQVEAALQWCSDAYSDSILGFANNIRTVDGGTHIEGLKTVLTRTLNAFAKKLGKRKESDSNLAGENIREGLTAVLSVKVPEPEFEGQTKTKLGNTEVRGIVDNLVGESLSQFLEFNPSVIGLILEKAIQAFNAAEAARRARELVRRKSVLESSTLPGKLADCSSRDPGESEIYIVEGDSAGGSAKQGRDRRFQAILPLRGKILNIEKTDDAKIYKNTEIQALITALGLGIKGEDFDVKNLRYHRVVIMTDADVDGAHIRTLLLTFFYRYQKELVEGGYIYIACPPLYKVERGKNHTYCYNEGDLQKTLQGFGEKANYTIQRFKGLGEMMPKQLWETTMDPTTRTMKRVEIEDALEADRIFTILMGDKVAPRREFIETHSAELDMAALDI, from the coding sequence ATGAGCGACGCTTCTAAGGTCCAGAACGCCTACGGCGCTGAGCAGATTCAGGTGCTGGAGGGGCTTGAGCCCGTTCGCAAGCGCCCGGGCATGTACATCGGCACCACGGGGCCGCGGGGCTTGCACCACCTGGTGTACGAAGTTGTTGATAACTCAGTTGATGAAGCCTTAGCGGGCCATTGCGACCGCATCGTTGTCGTCTTGGGGGAAGACGGTTCTGCCTCGGTTAGCGACAACGGCCGCGGCATCCCGACGGATGTTCACCCCCGCACCGGCAAGAGTGCTCTTGAGACAGTGCTGACGGTCCTGCACGCCGGTGGCAAATTCGGCGCCGGTGGTTACAAGGTGTCCGGCGGTTTGCACGGTGTTGGCATCTCGGTGGTCAACGCCCTGAGTGAATGGGTGCAGGTGACGGTGCGCCGTCAGGGCCAGATCCACCGCCAGCGCTTTGAGCGGGGTCTTGCCATCGGAGCCTTGGCCTCGGAGTCGCAGCCCTCGGAAGAGTCTGGCGAGACCGGCACCACCGTCAGTTTCAAGCCCGACCTTGAAATCTTCACTGGCGGCATCGTTTTCGATTACGCCACTCTCTCGGCGCGCCTGCGGGAACTGGCTTATCTCAATGGTGGTGTGCGGATCGTCTTCCGTGATGAGCGGGAGTCGGCCCGGGATGACGAGGGGAATCCCCATGAGGAGACCTACTTCTACGAAGGGGGTATCAAGGAATACGTCGCCTACATGAACAAGGAGAAGGACGCTCTTCACCCCGACATCATTTATGTGAATTCGGAGAAGGATGGCGTCCAGGTGGAGGCAGCTCTGCAGTGGTGCTCCGATGCCTACTCCGACAGCATCCTTGGCTTTGCCAACAACATCCGCACCGTGGATGGTGGCACCCACATCGAAGGCCTGAAGACGGTGTTGACCCGCACCCTCAATGCCTTCGCCAAGAAGCTGGGCAAGCGCAAGGAATCGGATTCCAACCTTGCGGGGGAGAACATCCGCGAAGGTCTGACGGCGGTGCTTTCGGTGAAGGTGCCGGAACCGGAATTTGAAGGTCAGACCAAGACCAAGCTCGGTAATACCGAGGTGCGCGGCATCGTCGACAACCTGGTGGGTGAGTCTTTAAGCCAGTTCCTCGAGTTCAATCCCTCTGTCATTGGCCTGATCCTGGAGAAGGCGATCCAAGCCTTCAATGCCGCTGAGGCTGCCCGCCGAGCCAGGGAGTTGGTGCGGCGCAAGAGCGTTCTGGAAAGCTCAACCCTGCCGGGAAAACTGGCCGACTGCAGCTCCCGCGACCCCGGCGAATCCGAGATTTACATCGTGGAGGGCGACTCCGCTGGTGGCTCGGCCAAGCAGGGCCGCGACCGTCGCTTCCAGGCGATTCTGCCGTTGCGGGGCAAGATCCTCAACATCGAGAAGACCGATGACGCCAAGATCTACAAAAACACTGAGATTCAGGCGCTGATCACGGCCTTGGGCCTGGGGATCAAGGGTGAGGACTTCGACGTGAAGAACCTCCGCTACCACCGGGTCGTGATCATGACCGACGCCGACGTGGACGGCGCTCACATTCGCACCCTGCTGCTCACCTTTTTCTACCGCTACCAGAAGGAGCTGGTGGAAGGCGGTTACATCTACATCGCTTGCCCACCGCTCTACAAAGTTGAGCGCGGCAAGAACCACACCTATTGCTACAACGAAGGCGATCTGCAGAAGACCCTGCAGGGCTTCGGCGAGAAGGCCAACTACACGATCCAGCGCTTCAAGGGCCTTGGCGAAATGATGCCCAAGCAGCTCTGGGAAACCACGATGGATCCCACTACCCGCACGATGAAGCGTGTTGAGATCGAGGATGCCCTCGAGGCCGATCGCATCTTCACGATCCTGATGGGCGACAAGGTGGCGCCCCGACGGGAATTCATTGAGACCCACAGCGCCGAGCTGGACATGGCAGCCCTCGACATTTGA
- a CDS encoding SH3 domain-containing protein — protein sequence MGPVLRWSWLLGVALMAPAALPAGGADRRQPQPRRREASGPLHTSTDQPLHFSPLEVAPRLRTLKAGSSLRLLRRWSAADGQDWLHVQTLSGDQRRGWLRV from the coding sequence ATGGGGCCTGTTCTGCGTTGGAGTTGGCTGTTGGGGGTGGCCCTGATGGCCCCGGCAGCTCTGCCGGCTGGTGGTGCTGACAGGCGTCAACCGCAACCCCGACGCCGCGAGGCGTCTGGGCCCTTACACACGTCGACTGACCAGCCCTTGCACTTCAGTCCGCTGGAGGTTGCTCCACGGCTGCGCACCCTCAAGGCGGGATCCTCCCTGCGGCTGCTGCGGCGTTGGTCCGCTGCCGATGGTCAGGATTGGTTGCACGTGCAAACGCTTTCGGGAGATCAACGTCGTGGCTGGCTCCGCGTCTGA
- a CDS encoding CrcB family protein yields the protein MAGSASEAVLVGLGAIPGAWLRLKVVNHFQPMVPKKHWGTFMVNVVACFALGLVLALNETCAPSTGIALLMGVGFFGSLSTFSTFAVELLNELRAGQTLTALVLAAASIGAGLLASAVGYGLVTHA from the coding sequence GTGGCTGGCTCCGCGTCTGAAGCTGTCTTGGTGGGTCTGGGGGCGATCCCCGGGGCCTGGCTGCGCTTGAAGGTGGTGAACCACTTCCAGCCGATGGTGCCCAAGAAGCACTGGGGCACCTTCATGGTGAATGTGGTGGCTTGCTTCGCCCTGGGTCTGGTGCTGGCGCTCAATGAAACATGTGCCCCCAGCACCGGCATTGCTTTGCTGATGGGGGTGGGTTTTTTCGGCAGTCTCAGCACCTTTTCAACCTTCGCGGTGGAGTTGTTGAACGAGTTGCGGGCTGGCCAAACGCTGACGGCGTTGGTGCTGGCGGCGGCCTCAATCGGTGCAGGCTTGCTGGCCTCTGCCGTTGGTTATGGACTGGTGACCCATGCCTGA
- a CDS encoding CrcB family protein has translation MPETQPSLQLELQELLLVGAGAVPGALLRWQVALHLGDQNLLVNVLGAALLGLLAGLPAARRRQLLIGIGFCGSLTTFSSLMLAAMKHLSSGDWAAALGLIGLTLGLGLGAAALGFSLGRWFKPPEPPQSPT, from the coding sequence ATGCCTGAAACCCAGCCGAGCCTGCAACTGGAACTACAGGAGCTGTTGCTTGTTGGTGCGGGTGCTGTGCCCGGAGCTCTTCTCCGCTGGCAGGTGGCTCTGCATCTGGGTGATCAGAACCTGCTGGTGAATGTTCTGGGGGCCGCCCTTTTGGGCTTGCTGGCTGGGCTCCCGGCGGCGCGACGGCGTCAGTTGCTCATAGGCATTGGCTTCTGTGGTTCGCTCACCACTTTCAGCAGCTTGATGCTGGCGGCCATGAAGCACCTGAGTTCAGGTGACTGGGCCGCCGCACTGGGCTTGATCGGGCTGACCCTCGGGCTGGGACTTGGTGCCGCAGCCCTGGGATTCAGCCTCGGGCGATGGTTCAAGCCGCCAGAGCCGCCTCAATCGCCGACTTGA
- a CDS encoding glutathione peroxidase: MAISVSAVSVTTPDGSSKSLGDYAGKVLLIVNVASRCGFTKQYAGLQALNEAYAAKGLAVLGFPCNDFGAQEPGSLDEIKSFCSTTYGADFELFEKVNAKGSTTEPYTTLNQMDPAGDVEWNFEKFLVGKDGTVIARFKSAVTPEDLKSAIEAALAA, translated from the coding sequence ATGGCGATCAGCGTCAGCGCCGTTTCCGTCACTACACCTGACGGCAGCAGCAAATCCCTGGGCGACTACGCCGGCAAGGTGCTGCTGATCGTGAACGTGGCCAGCCGCTGCGGATTCACCAAGCAGTACGCGGGTCTGCAGGCACTAAACGAGGCCTACGCCGCCAAGGGCCTTGCCGTTCTGGGCTTCCCCTGCAACGACTTCGGCGCCCAGGAGCCAGGCAGCCTGGACGAAATCAAGAGCTTCTGCTCCACCACCTACGGCGCCGACTTCGAACTGTTCGAGAAGGTGAACGCCAAAGGAAGCACCACCGAGCCATACACCACCCTCAACCAGATGGATCCCGCCGGTGATGTGGAGTGGAACTTCGAGAAGTTCCTTGTGGGCAAGGACGGCACAGTGATCGCTCGCTTCAAGAGCGCCGTCACCCCTGAAGACCTCAAGTCGGCGATTGAGGCGGCTCTGGCGGCTTGA